In Bacillota bacterium, the sequence CGGATCGTCGGCTTCGGATATTTCTTTGCGGAAAATGATATTGGCTGCACCTTCCGGTCCCATAACGGCAATTTCTGCTCCCGGCCAGGCAAATACCTGATCAGCACCAAGATCCCGGCTGCACATGGCCAAATAGGCCCCGCCGTAAGACTTGCGAACAATAAGAGTGATCTTAGGAACTGTAGCCTCAGAATAAGCATACAGCATCTTGGCCCCATGACGAATGATGCCACCATACTCTTGGTTGGTCCCGGGAAGAAAACCAGGAACATCGACAAAATTAACAATAGGGATGTTGAAAGCATCACAGAACCGAATGAAGCGGGCGGCCTTGTCTGAGGCGTTGATATCTAGACAGCCGGCCAACACTCGGGGCTGGTTAGCAATAATACCGATACTGTAGCCGTTGAGTCGGGCAAAACCAGTAATAATATTGGTAGCATAATGCTCTTGTGCCTCGAAGAATAGGCTGTCATCCACTACCCGAGTAATAACGTCGCGCATATCGTAAGCTCTGTTAGATTCAAGCGGGACTACTTCACGTAAGGTCATGTCTACGCGCGTTACTGGATCTTGTGTTTCGGAGCGTGCCGCAACTTCCAGATTGTTATTGGGAAGGTAAGACAGTAATGTACGTACCTGCCGGAAACATTCGTCCTCGTCGGCGGCCATGTAATGGGCTACACCGCTAATGCGGTTGTGGGTAGCAGCTCCGCCCAGCTCTTCTGGGGACACTTCTTCTCCGGTTACGGCTTTGATAACCTGAGGACCAGTAATAAACATATTCGCTCCTTGAGCCATAAAAACAAAATCAGTCAGAGCAGGCGAGTATACAGCCCCACCGGCACAGGGACCCATAATAA encodes:
- a CDS encoding methylmalonyl-CoA carboxyltransferase translates to MTKDLLSDLAARRAKVLAGGGEKRIARQHKMGKHTARERIHRLLDENSFVELYMHVNHRCNEFGMTDVDTPGEGVVTGYGTVGGRLVYIFAQDFTVMGGSLGEMHAKKITDVMDLALKTGAPLIGINDSGGARIQEGVDSLSGYGQIFYRNTIASGVIPQISIIMGPCAGGAVYSPALTDFVFMAQGANMFITGPQVIKAVTGEEVSPEELGGAATHNRISGVAHYMAADEDECFRQVRTLLSYLPNNNLEVAARSETQDPVTRVDMTLREVVPLESNRAYDMRDVITRVVDDSLFFEAQEHYATNIITGFARLNGYSIGIIANQPRVLAGCLDINASDKAARFIRFCDAFNIPIVNFVDVPGFLPGTNQEYGGIIRHGAKMLYAYSEATVPKITLIVRKSYGGAYLAMCSRDLGADQVFAWPGAEIAVMGPEGAANIIFRKEISEADDPEGMRQEKIADYRERFANPYIAAARGYVDDVIDPAETRPRLACALEVLSSKRESRPAKKHGNIPV